From Thermogemmata fonticola, a single genomic window includes:
- a CDS encoding type I phosphomannose isomerase catalytic subunit, with the protein MQSLYPLRFEPILKSMLWGGQRLPALLRQSWPGRQSIGEAWLISDLPGNATVVSNGHWKGATLRELLQREADRILGQQQQQWRKAGQFPLLLKFIDAQRELSVQVHPDDEQAARMGAGPCGKTEAWVVLDRHPQRSRIYAGLHAGVTEASFRHALQEGRVAETLHDFVPQVGDCLFLPAGTVHALGAELLVFEIQQASDVTYRLYDWDRVDPVTGQPRPLQVEQALACIDWSRGPCQPVQPAVAMQGSLRREGLIHCRYFTLERLTLFGPAAVGNPGSCHILVALKGTTLLEWEGQTESLTAGDVLLIPAALGIVHLTPLSEPVTVLVCGLGEETTG; encoded by the coding sequence ATGCAATCACTGTACCCCTTGCGATTTGAGCCGATTCTCAAAAGCATGCTCTGGGGTGGACAGCGATTGCCCGCGTTGTTGCGGCAAAGCTGGCCCGGCCGGCAATCAATTGGAGAAGCCTGGCTGATCAGCGACCTCCCAGGCAACGCCACTGTGGTGAGCAACGGCCATTGGAAGGGAGCAACGCTGCGCGAGTTGCTGCAGAGGGAAGCCGATCGCATCCTGGGCCAGCAACAGCAGCAGTGGAGGAAGGCCGGGCAGTTCCCCTTGTTGCTCAAGTTCATCGATGCTCAGCGGGAATTGTCGGTCCAAGTGCATCCCGATGACGAGCAGGCCGCTCGAATGGGAGCCGGGCCTTGCGGTAAGACCGAAGCTTGGGTGGTCCTGGACCGGCATCCGCAACGGAGCCGGATTTATGCCGGCTTGCATGCCGGAGTGACGGAAGCCTCCTTCCGGCACGCCTTGCAAGAGGGACGCGTCGCGGAAACGCTCCACGACTTCGTCCCCCAGGTTGGAGACTGCCTCTTTCTGCCCGCGGGAACCGTTCATGCCTTGGGGGCGGAACTGCTGGTCTTTGAAATCCAGCAGGCCAGCGATGTGACCTATCGCCTCTACGATTGGGACCGTGTCGATCCTGTCACCGGCCAGCCGCGACCCTTGCAGGTCGAGCAAGCCCTGGCTTGCATCGACTGGTCTCGCGGGCCATGCCAACCAGTTCAACCCGCGGTAGCCATGCAAGGCTCCCTGCGACGTGAAGGCTTGATTCACTGCCGCTATTTCACTTTGGAACGTCTGACTCTATTCGGACCCGCAGCGGTGGGGAATCCAGGCAGTTGCCACATCCTTGTTGCTTTGAAAGGAACGACCCTCCTGGAATGGGAGGGGCAGACAGAATCCCTGACGGCCGGCGATGTCCTTCTGATACCGGCAGCCCTTGGAATCGTCCATCTGACCCCTCTCTCGGAACCAGTCACTGTGCTGGTTTGCGGTTTGGGAGAGGAAACCACCGGTTGA
- a CDS encoding amidophosphoribosyltransferase, with translation MDELQHECGVAALYYLPGHAERSSVWHGDPEQLSRQMPRMLLDLQNRGQLAAGMTTYNPQREQLLDTYKDVGTVIEAFRLNHPHKYASIMEEYAGRAAIGHTRYATCGATDRRYAQPFERRHGCKWKWFAFAFNGQLTNFAELRRQLLANHDYHLTRNNDTEVILHYLAHELRGDSRPDLVEVFARLAEKFDGAYNIVFLNALGEMVVLRDPLGIRPMCYAIDGPVFGAASESVALQNLGFRNIRSLQPGELILIREGRLSLHRYVRKSRPAHCFFEWVYFANVASTLDERSVYLVRARLGEELARQEKALGRVPLDPADTIVVPVPDTGKAAADAMAFALGLRSVEGLIRNRYVGRTFIEGDNRADKVRLKFTPLREVLAGKRVLLVEDSIVRSTTLKSLLHHLRQQGEAKEVHVRVACPPIIAPCFYGIDMSTVGELFAPRFLSGKTPTLAEQDAMAQELGADSLFYLPVDALARCIDLPADQLCRACVTAQYPTSAGQQLYQLALLRRDQQPVNGRTYEQPEPLTSLPSVSAPPQ, from the coding sequence ATGGACGAATTGCAGCATGAATGCGGCGTGGCGGCGCTGTATTATCTGCCGGGTCACGCCGAGCGGTCGTCGGTCTGGCATGGCGATCCGGAGCAACTGTCGCGGCAAATGCCTCGGATGCTCCTCGACTTACAAAATCGAGGGCAATTGGCGGCGGGAATGACCACCTACAATCCGCAGCGGGAACAGTTGCTCGATACTTACAAGGATGTGGGAACGGTTATCGAGGCGTTCCGGCTCAATCATCCGCATAAGTATGCCAGCATCATGGAGGAATACGCGGGTCGTGCGGCCATCGGCCATACCCGCTATGCCACCTGCGGAGCGACGGATCGCCGGTATGCCCAGCCCTTCGAGCGCCGCCACGGTTGTAAGTGGAAATGGTTTGCCTTCGCTTTCAACGGCCAATTGACCAACTTTGCGGAACTCCGCCGCCAACTCCTCGCCAATCACGATTACCACTTGACCCGCAACAATGATACCGAAGTGATTTTGCATTATCTGGCCCACGAGTTGCGAGGGGATAGCCGTCCGGACCTGGTCGAGGTTTTTGCCCGCCTGGCGGAAAAATTCGATGGCGCTTACAACATCGTCTTTCTTAATGCCCTAGGTGAGATGGTCGTCCTGCGGGACCCCTTGGGCATCCGCCCGATGTGTTATGCCATAGATGGACCGGTTTTCGGGGCCGCCAGCGAAAGTGTGGCTTTGCAAAATCTCGGCTTCCGCAACATTCGCTCCCTGCAACCCGGTGAGTTGATTCTGATCCGTGAAGGGCGGCTCTCTCTGCATCGTTATGTCCGGAAATCACGTCCGGCCCATTGCTTTTTTGAATGGGTCTATTTTGCCAATGTGGCGAGTACCTTGGATGAGCGCAGCGTGTATCTTGTACGGGCCCGCCTTGGAGAAGAACTGGCCCGCCAGGAAAAGGCTTTGGGGCGTGTGCCGCTCGATCCGGCAGATACCATCGTCGTGCCCGTACCGGATACCGGCAAAGCGGCGGCGGATGCCATGGCTTTCGCCTTGGGCTTGCGTTCCGTAGAAGGCCTGATCCGCAATCGTTATGTGGGCCGGACCTTCATCGAGGGAGACAATCGGGCGGACAAGGTCCGCCTGAAGTTTACCCCGTTACGGGAGGTCCTCGCCGGCAAACGGGTGTTGCTAGTCGAGGACTCCATCGTGCGGAGCACGACCTTGAAAAGCCTGCTGCATCACCTCCGGCAGCAAGGTGAAGCCAAAGAGGTCCATGTCCGCGTCGCCTGTCCGCCTATCATCGCCCCGTGCTTTTACGGAATCGATATGAGCACAGTCGGGGAACTGTTTGCCCCACGCTTTCTCAGCGGCAAGACCCCCACCCTCGCCGAGCAAGACGCTATGGCCCAGGAATTGGGAGCGGACAGCCTGTTTTACCTGCCCGTCGATGCGCTGGCGCGGTGCATCGATCTGCCGGCGGATCAGTTATGTCGAGCATGTGTCACCGCGCAATATCCTACCTCCGCCGGCCAGCAGTTGTATCAATTGGCCCTCTTGCGGCGCGATCAGCAACCGGTCAATGGCCGAACCTACGAACAGCCGGAACCGTTGACGTCCTTACCCTCGGTTAGTGCCCCGCCGCAGTAA
- the proS gene encoding proline--tRNA ligase has translation MAEVITPRAQDYPQWYLDVVKQAGLADNSDVRGCMVIKPNGYAIWEKMQRGLDRLFKETGHVNAYFPLFIPLSYLAREEEMAEGFAKECAVVTHYRLKAEKGGRLEVDPEARLEEPLVVRPTSETIIWHTYKKWIQSYRDLPLLINQWANVVRWEMRTRLFLRTAEFLWQEGHTAHATQKEAEEEAHRMVRVYQKFAEEYMAMPVLVGPKTEGQKFPGAVYTLCIEAMMQDGKALQAGTSHFLGQNFAKAFDVTFTNEQNQQEYAWATSWGVSTRLIGGLIMTHSDDQGLVVPPRLAPIHVVICPLGRNEEERRPCREAAERLARALRDRPRDEFYGYEPLAVHIDTMYDKQIGYRAAEYEVRGVPVRVEIGPKDIEKGACVLARRDRPGKEGKQMGVPLEGAADQIDHLLRDIQKSLYERAKQYRDARTVTARSLDEFRDLFPLRSGDSEELPWNALKFVYAHWDGTRETEEWVQKEFKATIRCLPFDGPQEPGRCIFTGKPSARPVVFARAY, from the coding sequence ATGGCCGAAGTCATTACCCCCCGCGCTCAGGATTATCCGCAGTGGTATCTGGATGTGGTCAAGCAGGCGGGACTGGCGGACAACTCCGACGTTCGCGGGTGCATGGTTATCAAACCGAATGGGTACGCCATTTGGGAGAAGATGCAGCGGGGTCTAGATCGCCTGTTTAAAGAGACCGGGCATGTCAATGCCTATTTCCCGCTTTTTATCCCTCTGAGTTATTTGGCACGAGAAGAGGAAATGGCCGAGGGGTTTGCCAAGGAGTGCGCTGTCGTCACGCACTATCGATTGAAGGCGGAGAAAGGCGGACGGCTGGAGGTGGATCCCGAGGCGCGGTTGGAAGAACCGCTGGTTGTTCGCCCGACTTCGGAAACCATCATCTGGCACACCTACAAGAAGTGGATTCAGAGCTATCGGGATTTGCCTTTGCTGATCAATCAATGGGCTAATGTGGTCCGCTGGGAAATGCGAACACGCCTGTTTCTGCGCACGGCGGAGTTTTTGTGGCAAGAAGGCCATACGGCCCACGCTACCCAAAAGGAGGCCGAGGAGGAAGCCCACCGCATGGTGCGAGTTTACCAGAAGTTTGCGGAGGAGTATATGGCCATGCCCGTGCTGGTGGGGCCGAAGACGGAAGGGCAGAAGTTTCCCGGCGCGGTGTACACTCTGTGTATCGAAGCGATGATGCAGGATGGCAAGGCGTTACAGGCCGGTACCAGTCATTTCCTGGGCCAGAACTTTGCCAAGGCGTTTGATGTTACCTTCACCAACGAGCAGAACCAGCAGGAGTATGCGTGGGCGACCAGTTGGGGTGTGAGCACGCGTCTGATCGGGGGTTTGATCATGACCCACTCGGATGACCAAGGTCTGGTGGTTCCTCCCCGGTTGGCACCGATCCATGTGGTGATCTGCCCGTTGGGACGGAATGAGGAGGAGCGTCGGCCCTGCCGGGAAGCAGCAGAGCGCTTGGCGCGTGCCTTGCGGGACCGGCCGCGCGACGAATTTTACGGCTATGAACCGCTCGCGGTTCACATCGATACCATGTACGACAAACAAATCGGGTACCGGGCCGCCGAATACGAAGTGCGTGGGGTCCCCGTCCGTGTGGAAATTGGTCCCAAGGATATCGAGAAAGGGGCCTGCGTCCTAGCTCGGCGGGATCGGCCTGGCAAGGAGGGGAAGCAGATGGGTGTTCCTCTGGAGGGTGCTGCCGACCAGATCGACCACCTCTTGCGTGACATCCAGAAGTCATTGTATGAGCGAGCCAAGCAATATCGGGATGCCCGCACAGTGACAGCTCGCAGTCTTGATGAGTTCCGCGATCTATTCCCCCTGCGCAGCGGCGACAGCGAAGAGCTACCGTGGAACGCCCTCAAGTTCGTATATGCCCATTGGGACGGCACGCGGGAAACGGAAGAGTGGGTGCAGAAGGAATTCAAGGCGACGATCCGCTGCCTGCCCTTCGATGGTCCTCAGGAACCCGGTCGATGCATCTTCACGGGTAAGCCCTCAGCCCGACCGGTCGTCTTCGCTCGGGCGTATTAG
- the dapB gene encoding 4-hydroxy-tetrahydrodipicolinate reductase produces MKVRLAVNGAAGRMGQRIIALAHQESDMQVVAAIDAPTSPALGRDAGEIAGIGTIGVPITSELPLSVHPDCVIDFSTPAGTKSILAVCVARQIPLIIATTGHSAEQKAEIEAAAHQTAILFSPNMSLVVNLLFKLTRITAEVLRGKGFDVEIVERHHRFKKDAPSGTALRFAEIIREVQGGRFIYGREGLTGERSAEEIGIHAIRGGDNVGEHTIIFTTLGETLELVHKGHSRDSYARGALLAAKYLANRPAGRYTMDDVLGLS; encoded by the coding sequence ATGAAGGTGCGTCTAGCAGTCAATGGAGCGGCGGGACGTATGGGCCAGAGGATTATTGCCTTGGCTCATCAGGAATCGGACATGCAAGTGGTAGCGGCTATTGATGCCCCCACCAGCCCCGCTCTCGGCCGTGATGCCGGAGAGATAGCAGGGATCGGGACAATTGGTGTGCCTATTACTTCGGAATTGCCTTTGTCTGTGCATCCCGATTGCGTCATCGACTTTTCGACACCCGCTGGAACCAAGTCCATTTTAGCGGTATGCGTGGCGCGCCAGATACCCTTGATCATCGCCACCACAGGCCATAGTGCGGAACAGAAAGCTGAGATTGAAGCCGCAGCGCACCAAACTGCTATTCTCTTCTCCCCCAATATGAGCTTGGTGGTCAACCTGCTCTTTAAGCTCACCCGCATCACGGCAGAAGTGCTCCGCGGTAAGGGGTTCGATGTCGAGATCGTCGAGCGGCACCATCGGTTCAAGAAGGATGCTCCTAGCGGCACAGCCTTGCGCTTCGCCGAGATTATCCGGGAAGTGCAGGGAGGGCGTTTCATCTATGGTCGGGAAGGACTAACCGGGGAGCGGTCGGCTGAGGAGATCGGCATCCATGCTATCCGGGGAGGAGATAACGTCGGAGAACACACGATTATCTTCACGACACTCGGAGAAACGCTGGAACTGGTGCACAAAGGACACAGCCGGGATAGCTATGCGCGCGGGGCTTTGCTTGCAGCGAAGTATCTCGCCAATCGCCCCGCCGGTCGCTACACGATGGACGATGTTTTAGGACTGTCATAA
- a CDS encoding rod shape-determining protein, translating into MPESHPLYIGMDLGTFKTSVASSAGYRDVIPTAVGWPKDHIARTMLGRDVVFGQDLTEHRLALDIIRPFEKGMLKYGDPATCGLSEKQMEKYALATRLIIEYAVHLVHPEPQDTARPIYGVIGVPARASVKNKQFILEAAGHVFDAVAVVSEPFSIAYGMNRLTDALVVDIGAGTIDICPIYGVYPADEEQITIGLGGDAVDEEFEKRLKAKYPRVQISRNMVREIKEKFGFVNAVGEQALVNLPVDGKPTPHDVTEPLKAACQVLVGPIVEAIRKLIARFDPEFQEKLRQNIILGGGGSQLKGLDRVIEQALTEYGGAKVTRVTDATYAGAVGALKLAKAMPPQGWTALNTRKGKSRSNTGEAKQAA; encoded by the coding sequence ATGCCGGAAAGTCATCCTCTTTATATCGGCATGGATTTAGGAACGTTCAAGACTTCAGTGGCCAGTTCGGCTGGTTATCGGGATGTCATCCCGACGGCAGTGGGATGGCCGAAAGATCACATCGCCCGCACGATGCTAGGCCGGGATGTGGTTTTCGGGCAGGACTTGACAGAGCACCGACTCGCCTTGGATATCATTCGGCCTTTCGAGAAAGGAATGCTGAAATATGGCGATCCTGCAACCTGTGGACTGAGTGAGAAGCAAATGGAGAAGTACGCCTTGGCGACTCGGCTCATCATCGAGTACGCCGTTCATCTCGTCCATCCTGAACCCCAAGATACTGCCCGACCGATTTATGGCGTCATCGGAGTTCCCGCACGGGCCAGCGTGAAAAACAAGCAGTTCATCCTGGAAGCGGCAGGTCATGTCTTCGATGCTGTGGCAGTGGTGTCGGAGCCGTTCTCGATCGCCTACGGGATGAACCGCCTCACCGATGCCCTTGTCGTGGACATCGGAGCTGGCACAATCGATATCTGCCCGATCTATGGCGTTTATCCAGCGGACGAGGAGCAAATCACCATCGGCTTGGGAGGAGATGCCGTTGATGAAGAGTTTGAAAAGCGCCTGAAGGCTAAGTATCCCCGTGTGCAGATTTCCCGGAATATGGTGCGGGAGATTAAGGAGAAATTTGGTTTCGTCAACGCAGTAGGCGAGCAAGCGCTCGTGAATCTCCCTGTCGATGGCAAACCCACACCTCACGACGTGACAGAACCTCTCAAGGCGGCTTGTCAGGTGCTGGTCGGTCCGATTGTGGAAGCCATACGCAAGCTGATCGCACGCTTCGATCCAGAGTTTCAAGAAAAGTTGCGACAAAACATTATTCTAGGCGGAGGCGGCAGCCAATTGAAGGGCTTGGATCGTGTTATCGAGCAGGCTCTGACAGAATATGGCGGGGCCAAAGTGACACGAGTGACCGATGCCACTTACGCTGGTGCCGTGGGAGCGTTGAAACTCGCTAAGGCGATGCCGCCGCAAGGCTGGACGGCCCTGAATACTCGCAAAGGCAAAAGCCGTAGCAACACAGGTGAGGCCAAACAGGCCGCCTGA
- the glmM gene encoding phosphoglucosamine mutase, which yields MLFISVSGVRGIVGESLTAEVAARYAGAFASTLRAGTVIVSRDSRPSGEMLRHAVIAGLMESGVTVLDAGILPTPSCGIAVRHHRAGGGIQITASHNPAPWNGLKLFNADGAVLPSESGAAVRECFHRNMLRRAPWNQMGQVQVPPDITPVHLECVLDRVSVAAIASRRWRVFLDANGGAGGNLGRQLLEELGCEVVLHGGEADGQFLHPPEPTPEHLADVAPWVVHNAAMIGFALDPDADRLALIDEQGRCLSEELTLALAVEYRLRRDKGPVVINMSTSRLTEDIARRHHCPCYRVPVGEAHVVARMREVEAVIGGEGNGGVIDPQVGWVRDPFVGMAYILALLAAEKKTLSEWVTQWPQYVMHKTRLPIARSCLEEAYPLLTRHFPDAHVDREDGLRLETEEWWLHLRPSNTEPLVRLIVESSSETQTQQVCQQVKELLAPLMHHPAAFQEAGLQDHTLLSRAQDREKNGRESEHTR from the coding sequence ATGTTATTCATCTCCGTATCAGGGGTGAGGGGAATTGTCGGTGAAAGCCTAACCGCTGAAGTGGCGGCTCGTTATGCCGGTGCCTTTGCCAGCACGCTGAGGGCGGGTACTGTTATTGTGTCCAGAGACAGCCGGCCCAGTGGAGAAATGCTACGCCATGCTGTGATAGCAGGGCTGATGGAATCTGGTGTGACAGTTCTGGATGCCGGTATACTTCCTACTCCCAGTTGTGGCATCGCCGTTCGACACCATCGTGCAGGGGGAGGCATTCAGATCACGGCCAGTCACAATCCCGCCCCATGGAACGGATTGAAATTGTTCAATGCGGACGGGGCTGTGTTACCTTCTGAGTCAGGAGCTGCTGTCCGGGAATGTTTCCACCGCAACATGCTTCGCCGTGCTCCTTGGAATCAGATGGGTCAGGTCCAGGTTCCGCCCGACATCACCCCGGTGCATCTGGAGTGTGTTCTGGATAGGGTCAGTGTGGCGGCGATAGCAAGCCGGCGCTGGCGTGTCTTTCTCGATGCGAACGGCGGCGCTGGGGGAAACCTGGGGCGGCAACTGCTCGAAGAGTTGGGCTGTGAAGTGGTGCTTCATGGGGGCGAAGCTGACGGCCAGTTCCTTCACCCTCCTGAACCGACACCGGAACATCTGGCCGATGTTGCCCCCTGGGTAGTTCACAACGCAGCCATGATTGGTTTTGCCCTAGACCCGGACGCCGACCGCCTGGCTTTGATCGACGAACAAGGACGTTGTCTAAGCGAGGAGCTGACCCTGGCCTTGGCAGTCGAGTATCGCCTGCGCCGAGATAAGGGACCGGTGGTGATCAACATGTCTACCTCTCGCCTAACCGAGGACATCGCTCGGCGGCATCATTGCCCTTGCTATCGCGTGCCAGTTGGTGAGGCTCATGTCGTCGCGCGCATGCGGGAAGTGGAGGCTGTTATCGGCGGGGAAGGAAATGGCGGCGTTATCGATCCGCAAGTGGGATGGGTCAGGGATCCATTCGTCGGTATGGCTTACATCTTGGCTCTGCTCGCCGCAGAAAAGAAAACCCTTTCCGAGTGGGTAACTCAGTGGCCCCAATATGTTATGCATAAGACCCGCTTGCCCATCGCGCGTTCGTGCCTGGAGGAGGCCTATCCTCTCTTGACCAGGCACTTCCCCGATGCTCACGTTGATCGCGAGGACGGCTTGCGATTGGAGACTGAAGAGTGGTGGCTCCACCTGCGCCCCAGCAACACAGAGCCTCTCGTTCGGCTGATTGTGGAAAGTTCATCGGAAACACAGACCCAACAGGTGTGCCAGCAGGTGAAGGAGTTGCTTGCGCCGCTCATGCACCATCCCGCTGCCTTCCAGGAAGCCGGATTGCAGGATCACACCCTCCTATCGCGGGCGCAAGATAGAGAGAAGAACGGCCGCGAATCGGAACACACAAGATGA
- a CDS encoding nucleotidyltransferase family protein: MEAIVLAAGQGTRLRPYTATTPKPLLPVQGRPILDWILAALPPVERLIVVVHHLAEQIEDYLRKQRHIRYWVSVYQEQPRGTGHALMSCRPHVASERCLVVNGDDLIRAADLTRLAAVPQGLLVHPVTTPHLFGIVFRRPNGTLDRIVEKPTDLSPPQWANIGAYLFPHRVFDLELPLSPRGEYEITDAVTLLAQQYPFYVVEAQGWIPIGNPEQWAAAQQADLTRWLVRHLG; encoded by the coding sequence ATGGAAGCGATCGTACTGGCTGCCGGTCAGGGAACGCGATTGCGGCCTTACACTGCCACGACTCCGAAACCTTTGCTCCCCGTCCAGGGACGGCCGATTCTGGATTGGATTCTGGCCGCTTTGCCGCCGGTAGAACGCTTGATCGTCGTCGTCCATCACCTGGCGGAACAGATCGAGGATTATCTTCGCAAGCAACGACATATTCGCTACTGGGTGAGCGTCTATCAGGAACAACCGCGGGGGACGGGGCATGCCTTGATGTCCTGCCGTCCCCATGTGGCGAGCGAGCGCTGCCTGGTAGTCAACGGAGACGATCTGATCCGTGCTGCCGATCTGACACGTTTGGCCGCCGTGCCGCAAGGCTTGCTCGTCCACCCTGTCACGACACCCCATCTGTTCGGCATCGTCTTCCGCCGCCCAAATGGTACCTTGGACCGGATCGTCGAAAAACCCACCGATCTATCGCCCCCTCAATGGGCCAACATCGGGGCCTACCTTTTCCCGCACCGCGTTTTCGACTTAGAGTTGCCTTTGTCCCCTCGCGGCGAATACGAAATCACCGATGCCGTCACCCTTTTAGCCCAGCAATACCCCTTCTATGTCGTGGAAGCCCAGGGCTGGATCCCCATCGGCAACCCGGAGCAATGGGCAGCCGCTCAGCAAGCCGACTTGACTCGCTGGCTTGTGCGGCACCTGGGTTGA
- a CDS encoding FG-GAP repeat domain-containing protein produces the protein MRMLVMCCCGGLLLGLQSGVDLLRGKVCSAEGSQESPARFPRFEMEEFDTRLKIGYAVLTTDINGDGKTDIVVVDQHEVVWYENPTWKKWMILRGKTRPDNVCITAVDIDGDRLPELVLGAGWRPTDTATPGQLFWLRRGPSLAEEWQLYELPCEEPTVHRVRAFDITGDGKPEIVHVPLHGRDNTAQRNWTNGRPVRVVALHIPQQEPTKKENWKVEVLSEELYVTHNFWPAFRDRDQSPFRFPGILVTSYEGVHVIERVGNQWRTRRIGTGYQERPQASRGASEVKSGWIGIPIIATIEPWHGHEVVVYLPPKADQHLWQRHVIDQELRWGHAVWFADLDQDGLEELIVGVRDDPNPQAGDRHTLRRGIRLYRSTDNSGMKWERYMLENGGVAVEDLCAADLNRDGRIDIIAVGRQTGNARIYWNRGR, from the coding sequence ATGCGTATGCTCGTTATGTGCTGTTGTGGCGGATTGTTGTTGGGTTTGCAAAGTGGGGTGGATCTGCTGAGAGGCAAGGTTTGCTCTGCAGAGGGGTCTCAGGAATCGCCAGCCCGATTTCCCCGCTTCGAGATGGAAGAGTTCGACACGCGGCTGAAAATCGGTTACGCGGTATTGACGACGGACATCAACGGGGATGGTAAGACCGACATCGTCGTGGTGGACCAACACGAGGTGGTCTGGTACGAGAATCCCACGTGGAAGAAATGGATGATTCTCCGCGGCAAGACCCGGCCCGATAACGTTTGCATCACAGCGGTGGATATCGATGGCGATCGCCTGCCGGAGCTGGTCTTGGGAGCCGGCTGGCGGCCTACCGACACTGCGACGCCGGGGCAGTTGTTCTGGCTTCGCCGGGGTCCCTCACTGGCTGAGGAATGGCAGTTGTATGAGCTTCCTTGTGAAGAACCCACTGTGCACCGTGTACGGGCGTTTGACATCACGGGGGATGGCAAACCGGAGATTGTCCACGTTCCCCTGCATGGACGTGACAATACGGCCCAAAGAAACTGGACGAATGGCCGGCCCGTGCGCGTGGTCGCCTTGCACATTCCCCAACAGGAACCAACGAAAAAAGAGAACTGGAAAGTCGAAGTGCTCTCGGAAGAGCTCTATGTCACGCATAACTTTTGGCCGGCCTTCCGAGATCGGGACCAGTCCCCCTTCCGGTTTCCTGGCATCCTTGTCACCAGTTACGAAGGGGTCCATGTCATCGAGCGGGTGGGGAACCAATGGCGGACCCGGCGGATCGGTACGGGTTACCAGGAGCGTCCCCAAGCCAGCCGGGGAGCCAGCGAAGTGAAGAGCGGCTGGATCGGTATCCCCATCATTGCCACGATTGAACCCTGGCACGGCCATGAAGTGGTCGTCTATCTTCCACCCAAGGCCGATCAGCATCTTTGGCAACGCCATGTCATTGATCAGGAGCTGCGGTGGGGTCATGCAGTCTGGTTCGCCGACTTGGATCAGGACGGTCTGGAGGAACTGATCGTAGGGGTGCGTGATGATCCCAATCCCCAAGCGGGCGACCGGCACACCCTCCGGCGGGGAATACGGCTGTATCGCAGCACCGACAACAGTGGTATGAAATGGGAACGATATATGCTGGAAAATGGGGGTGTCGCCGTGGAAGACCTTTGCGCTGCGGATCTCAACCGCGATGGCCGTATCGACATCATCGCGGTGGGTCGGCAAACCGGTAACGCCCGCATCTACTGGAATCGCGGACGGTAA